A genomic segment from Zonotrichia leucophrys gambelii isolate GWCS_2022_RI unplaced genomic scaffold, RI_Zleu_2.0 Scaffold_77_214274, whole genome shotgun sequence encodes:
- the LOC135460654 gene encoding olfactory receptor 14A16-like, producing MTLVMLWVLMPYWALGLLLIQIYRQGPHVQLQQMSNSSSIRHFLLLPLADTRQLQLLHFCLLLGISLAALLGNGLIISAVACSHHLHTPMFFFLLNLALSDLGSICTTVPKAMHNSLWDTTNISYSGCAAQLFFFVFFISAEYFLLTVMCYDRYVSICKPLHYSTLLGSRACAHMAAAAWASGFLNALLHTANTFSLPLCHGNALCQFFCEIPQILKLSCSHSKLRELGLLAVTVFLVFGCFVFIIFSYVQIFRAVLRIPSEQGWHKAFSTCLPHLAVVSLFVSTGTFSYLKPPSISSPSLDLVLSVLYSVVPPALNPLIYSLRNHELKAAVWRLMTGWF from the coding sequence GTCCCCATGTGCAGCtccagcaaatgtccaacagcagctccatcaggcacttcctcctgctgccattggcagacacgcggcagctgcagctcctgcacttctgcctcttgctgggcatctccctggctgccctcctgggcaacggcctcatcatcagtgccgtagcctgcagccaccacctgcacacacccatgttcttcttcctgctcaacctggccctcagcgacctgggctccatctgcaccactgtccccaaagccatgcacaattccctctgggacaccacgaacatctcctactcaggatgtgctgctcagctctttttctttgtgttcttcatctcagcagagtATTTCCTCCTGACCGtcatgtgctatgaccgctatgtgtccatctgcaaacccctgcactacagtaccctcctgggcagcagagcttgtgcccacatggcagcagctgcctgggccagtggctttctcaatgctctgctgcacacagccaacacattttccctgcccctgtgccatggcaatgccctgtgtcagttcttctgtgaaatcccacagatcctcaagctctcctgttCACACTCAAAACTCAGGGAACTGGGGCTTCTTGCTGTTACTGTCTTTTTGgtatttggttgttttgtgttcattattttctcctatgtgcagatcttcagggctgtgctgaggatcccctctgagcaggggtggcacaaagccttttccacctgcctccctcacctggctgtggtctctTTGTTTGTCAGCACCGGTACCTTttcctacctgaagcccccctccatctcctccccatccctggatctggtcctgtcagttctgtactcggtggtgcctccagccctgaaccccctcatctacagcctgaggaaccacgaactcaaggctgcagtgtggagactgatgactggatggtttTAG